The nucleotide sequence CAAATCAATCGCGGGGTCGTCAACAGATATACCGCCGGTAATGTTTAAAAACACGTCTTTCATTCCTAAACGAAAACCGGCACGTTTTTCCAACACCGCCAAAATCATATTCAAACGTTTTAAATTATATCCGGTTGCACTTCGTTGCGGCGTTCCGTAAACGGCGGTGCTTACCAACGCCTGAATTTCTAACATCAGCGGTCGCATTCCTTCTAAAGTTGATGCAATGGCGGTGCCCGATAATTCTTCTTCGCGATTTGATAATAATATTTCAGACGGATTAGAAACTTCGCGTAAACCCGATCCTAACATTTCGTAAATTCCTAATTCGGCAGTAGATCCAAAACGGTTTTTTAGGGCACGAAGAATTCTATAAACATGATTGCGATCTCCTTCAAACTGAAGCACCGTATCAACCATGTGTTCTAAAATTTTGGGTCCGGCAATATTTCCGTCTTTTGTGATATGACCAATTAAAATAACGGGTGTTGCTGTTTCTTTTGCAAACTTTATCAGCTCGGCGGTGGTTTCTTTTATTTGAGAGATGCTTCCTGCCGAAGCTTCGATATAATCGGTATGTAAAGTTTGAATGGAATCGATAATCAACACATCGGGCTCAATAGTTTCAACCTGTTTAAAAATTTGTTGCGTATTGGTTTCGGTTAAAATATAACACGAATTGTTGCTGGGGTTGATGCGTTCAGCTCGCATTTTTATCTGTTTCTGACTTTCTTCGCCCGAAACATACAGCACTTTATAAGGCAATTTTAACGATAGTTGTAACAACAACGTACTTTTTCCTATTCCGGGTTCACCACCTAAAAGAATCATAGATCCGGGAACAATTCCTCCACCTAAAACTCGGTTTAATTCTTGGTCTAAGGTGTTTAATCTAACTTCTTGCGTGCTGTCAATTTCGTTAATCAATAAAGGTTTTGCTGCGCGTTTTATACCTGCCGATGATTTGGTTTGCCACGCTACTTTTTCTTCTTTCTGAATTACTTCTTCTACAATAGTATTCCACTGTTTACAGGCAGTACATTGCCCCATCCATTTAGCATATTGTGTACCACAAGACGAGCAGAAAAATGCTGTTTTTACTTTTGCCATTTTTTTAGCTTTAAGTTTTAAGCCGTAAGCTATAAGCACAAACTTAAAACTATTAAAAAACGAATTTACAAATTATTTGTTTTTATTAACGACAGGAAGTATTAAGAACGACAAACCGCCCATAATTACAATTAAAAGAGTTTGCGTGGTCCATAAAATCCAGCCAAAAGCGGTTCCGGCAGTTAACGAAATGCCGTATAATGCCAGAATTTTAGCAATTAGTAGTGGAAAAGCTCCAATTCCTCCGTTTGTAAAACTTATCGCCAAGCTGCCTACAACAAAAGCTACCATAGTTACACCTAATGATATGCTGCTGGTTTCGGGCAAAGCTTTGGTGCCAAAATAAAAAGTCAGTACAAAACTAATCCAGATAATGAATGTGTGGATAAGAAACGGAATGCGGTGTGGCATTTTAAAGATACTTAACACGCCTTCGATCAAACCTGAAATTTTACTTCGAATAAAAACAAAGAATTTCCAGTTTGATGTATAAAGTAAATACAATCCAATAATTGCCGAGAGTATAAATATACTGCTAATAATTACCAGTTGTTTAACCGGAATTTGCTGCGTAATAAAGCCCATTAGCTGTTTGTACTGCAACAATAATGCGGTGGCTACAAATAATAAAAGGAAAAGTAAATCGATAATGCGTTCGGCAATGATGGTTCCAAAACCTTTATCGAACGGAATGTTATCGTATTTCTGAAGAACGGCTGCACGTGATAATTCGCCCGATCGCGGAATGGTTAGATTTAAAAGATATCCAACAGCAATTGCCATAAAGTTATTCCAAAAATTAGACTGATAGCCTAAATACTGCAAACTGTATTTCCAACGATACGCACGCGATGCGTGACTTATCTTCATAAAAAGTAACGACAAACCAATGTAAAAATAATCGGCCGATACAAAATAACTTTTCATTTCGGTAATCTGTGCCGGCGTAAACTGGTTGTACGCGTAATAAACCAAAAAAACTCCCAACAAAAGCGGGAGTGAAATATTCAGTATTTTTTTTAAACCCTTCAACTATTAAGTTAAAGTGTTATTTTCTTCGTTTGGAAAGATAATCCAAGGAGAAAATGTTTTAGCTTCTTCAAAATCCATTAAAGCGTAGGTAATAATGATAAGAATATCATCTTTTTGTACACGGCGTGCCGCTGGACCATTCAAGGTAATTTCGCCACTGTTTCTTGGCCCCGGAATTGCGTAAGTTTCAAAACGTTCGCCATTATTAATGTTTACAATTGAAACTTTTTCGCCTTCGATAATGTTCGATGCTTCCATTAACGCAATATCAATAGTAATACTGCCAATATAATTTAAATCGGCACCTGTTACTTTAACACGGTGGATTTTAGATTTTAAAACTTCTATTTGCATAACACAAAGTTATAAATTTTAATTTAATGCAATGTTATCAATTAAGCGAACTTCTTCTATGTGAACCACAATAAAGCCACGGTATTTTTTACCCGGTTCTTTTACAGTTGCTGTTTTTAGCGAGGCTTCATCGGCAATTATAAAATATTCTAATGTAAAATCGACTTCATTTGCGAAAGCATCAACCACAAAGTTTACAGAATCTTTAACATCTTTATCATTAAAAAGATCTTTTGCAGATTGTAAGGTTTTGTAAATAAACGCTGCTTTTTCTTTTGCCTGGTCAGACAATCGTTCGTTACGTGAACTCATTGCTAAACCATTTTCTTGACGAAAAATAGGACAGCCAACGATTTCAATGTTCATATTATTTTTCTGAACCATTTTTCGAACAATTTGTAATTGCTGAAAATCTTTCTCTCCAAAATAAGCTTTTGTAGGTTCAATGATTTCGAATAGTTTTTTAACAATCGTTCCAACTCCATCAAAATGTCCGGGGCGGTTAACTCCTTCCATTTCATTATCCAAACCGTCGTAATCAAAATTTTGGGCAACGGTGTTTCCTTTGTAAATATCGTCAACAGTAGGTGCGTAAACAATAATTTTGTTCGATAACGCTTCTGTCAACTCCAAATCTTTCTGCAAAGTGCGCGGATATTTCTCTAAATCTTCTACATTATTAAACTGCGTAGGATTTACAAAAATACTTAGTACCACCACATCATTTTCATTCATAGCCTGTTGCAGCAACGAAAGATGCCCGTTATGAATTGCACCCATTGTAGGTACAAAACCAATAGTTTGCTTTGCCTTTAAAAACGGTTGTAAATGCTGTTTTAACTGGCTTTGCGCATGAAATACCTTCATGTTTTTGTTTATTTAGTGATTGCAAAATTAGTACAATACTTAACATTGTAAGACATTTTTTCGTAATTTTGCACTTTAAAAAGCATTTTTAATTTAATTAAAGAAGAATGAAAGATAAGAGGATATTATATGTATCATCTGAAGTAGTGCCTTATTTACCTGAAAATGAAGTTTCGCAAGCTTCGTTTGACACTCCAAAAATGATTAATGATTTAGGTGGGCAGATCCGTATTTTTATGCCAAGATACGGCAGCATCAATGAAAGAAGACATCAGTTGCATGAAGTTATAAGACTATCGGGTATGAATTTGGTAATCAATGACATGGATATGCCTTTAATTATTAAAGTTGCTTCGATTCCTAAAGAAAGAATCCAGGTTTATTTTATTGACAACGACGACTATTTTAAGCGTAAAGGAACTTTTGGCGATGATGACGATACATTATACGATGACAACGATGAACGTGCCATTTTCTTTGTAAAAGGTGTGGTTGAAACCATTAAAAAATTAAACTGGGTACCCGATGTAATTCACGTACAAGGCTGGATGGCTTCTTTGCTACCGCTTTACATGAAGAAATATTACAACGACGAAAGTATTTTTGCAGATACAAAAATCATCACATCGGTTTTTTCGGCAGGTTTCGAAGGAAAATTATCAGACAATATGTTTGAAAAAGTGGCTTTTGATGAATTTGATGCAGACGATATCGAGTCTTTAAAAAATGCTACTTTTGAAAATATTATGAAGAACGCCATTAATCATTCAGACGGCATCGTAATTTCTTCAGAAGGAATCTCAGAAGATTTAACAAATTATATACAAAGTTCAAATAAACCTTTCTTACCTTTCGACGCGAAAGAAAAAATGAAGGATTTTTATCCGGAATTCTATCTTCATAAGGTTTAATTTAAAGCATATATGAGAAGAAAATCGATAGCTAAAATTTTAGTGTTTTCTGCATTGTCCGTAACATCTGTTTCGTGCGAACAAGAGTTTACTGAAATGGGGTCTGATATTATTGGTAACGATCCGTTTGGTTTTGATAAATATGTGGTTCAAAATATAGAAACTACAAATGGCGAAACCACAAGTGCAAATACCCGCAATTTACCGGTAAATAATTTTGGCGTTTACACACACAGTGCCTTTGGTAAAACAGCGGCACATTTTGTTACGCAGATTGAAATGGGAGATAACAGCGATTTAACTTCATTTGGCGATAATCCGGTTTTAGATTCGGTGTATGTGTATATTCCGTTTACCAGTTCAGTTGCGTCAACCGATTCTGACGGGAATAAATCATACAATGTTTCTAACATTTACGGCAGCGGAAAGTTTACCTTAAATGTTTATGAAAACGGATATTTTTTACGTGCTACCGATCCTAACAATGAATTTGAAACACAATTCTATTATGCTGACGAAAAACCAATGTTTGATCAATATAAAAAAGGATTAAACGGAAGTGACAGATTAAATAATTCAAGCAACACCGCACAAAATACCGAGTTTGCGTTTAACAAAAGTGAAATTAAATTATATGCTTATAATGCAGATGGTACCCCGCAGTTAGACGATGACGGAAATCCAAAAGTTAAAGAACGCATTGCACCGGGTGTTTGGCTAGATTTAGATAAGCAGTATTTTCAAGACAAGTTTTTTGCAAATAACAAAAACAAATCTATTTCTAACAATGCCGTTTTAAAAGAATATTTCCGCGGTTTGTATTTTGAAGTAGTTGATGCGTACAACCAAAACGCACTGGCACAGTTAGATTTAAGCAAAGGAAAAGTGGTTTTTGTTTATAAGGCAGACGGAACCGTAGATAGCGAAACCAACCAACCAAAACGCGAACGCAAAACGTACGAGTTTAACATTGGTTTTGACAATTCAACATCGGCAACATCAACAGCTACCACGGTTAACCTTTTAGAAAGTAATTTTGATTTAGAGAATAACTCCGTTGGAAATTTATGGTTAAAAGGGGGCGGTAAAAGCAGTTATGCAACTATTTCGCTTTTTGGAAACGACAGCGACAACAATGGAAAAGCAGACGAGTTAGAAACCATAATAAACAACAAATGGCTGGTTAACCAAGCGTTATTAACCGTTTATGTAGATCGTACTGCAACAGGATTAGACACTATTTCATCACCTAAACATCTGTTTTTATACGATTTTAAAAATAATAAAGTATTAGCAGATTACACCAACGATACATCAACAACAAAATCGGTTTACGGAGGTGTGTTAAACACTAACAATTCATCGGTTCACAAATACCAGTTCAGAATAACAGATCATATCAACAATTTAATACAAAAAGATTCTACCAATGTACCTTTGGGCTTAGTTGTTGCAAACGATATTACAAATTCTGTTATGAACCTTGTAAAAACAACAGATAAAAAAACACCAATAACCGCTACTATGAATCCTTTTGGAACCGTGATCTACGCTCCAAATGCTTCTAATAGTGAATTAAAAATGAAACTTGAAATTTATTACACCAAAGAAAAATAATTATGTGTGGAATTGTAGGTTATATTGGATCAAAAGAAGCTTATCCTATTATTATTAAAGGATTAAAGCGTTTAGAATACAGAGGATACGACAGTGCCGGTGTTGCTTTATACGACGGCGAAAAATTCATATCAAGCAAAACAAAAGGCAAAGTGTCCGATTTGGAAAAAAGAGCCAAAGAAGAAAATACCTTTAAAGGATCAATGGGCATTGGGCATACACGTTGGGCTACACACGGCGTACCAAACGATGTTAACTCGCACCCACATTTTTCAAATTCCGGAGAGTTAGTGATTATTCACAATGGAATCATTGAAAACTACGAACCTTTAAAACAAGAATTAATTAAGCGTGGTTATACTTTTAAATCGGATACCGACACAGAAGTATTGGTAAACTTAATAGAAGACATCCAGAAAAACAAAGGGTTAAAATTAGGTAAAGCAGTTCAGGTTGCATTAAACCAAGTGGTTGGTGCGTACGCAATTTGTGTTATGGATATAAAAAAACCAAACGAAATTGTTGCGGCACGTTTAGGTAGTCCGTTGGCAATTGGTATTGGCGAAGGCGAATATTTTGTTGCTTCTGATGCTTCTCCGTTTATCGAATACACAAACAATGCGATTTATTTGGAAGACGAAGAACTAGCGATTATCCGTTTACACAAACCAATTAAAATCCGTAAAATTAAATCAGATAACGAAGTAAGCCCATACATTCAAGAGTTGCAATTAAATTTGGAACAAATTGAAAAAGGTGGTTACGATCATTTTATGCTGAAAGAAATTTACGAACAACCACAAGTTATTCGTGATACGTTCCGCGGTCGTTTATTAAGCGACCAAGGATTGATTAAAATGGCAGGAATTGAAGATAATTTAGCAAAATTCACTAACGCAAAACGCATTATTATTGCAGCTTGCGGAACTTCGTGGCACGCAGCACAAGTTGCAGAATATATGATCGAAGAATTTGCTCGTATTCCTGTTGAGGTTGAATATGCTTCGGAATTCCGATACAGAAACCCAATTATTAATGCAGACGATGTAGTTATTGCAATTTCACAATCTGGTGAAACAGCTGATACTTTGGCAGCTATTAAATTAGCTAAAGAAAAAGGTGCGTTTGTATTTGGAGTTTGCAACGTAGTTGGTTCGTCTATTTCTCGCGAAACGCATGCAGGTGCTTATACACATGCCGGACCAGAAATTGGTGTTGCATCAACAAAAGCATTTACTACGCAGATTACTGTTTTGGCATTAATCGCATTGCGTTTGGCAAAAGCAAAAGGAACTATTTCTCAGTCTGATTATTTAAGAAACTTGATTGAATTAGAATTGATTCCTGAAAAAGTAGAAGAAGCTTTGAAAGAAAACGATCGTATCTTAGAAATTGCACATATTTATAAAGATGCGACCAACTGTCTGTTTTTAGGTCGTGGGTTTAATTTTCCGGTAGCATTAGAAGGAGCTTTGAAGTTAAAAGAAATTTCGTACATACACGCAGAAGGATATCCGGCGGCCGAAATGAAACACGGACCTATTGCCTTAATCGACGAAAATATGCCGGTTATTGTAATTGCACCACAGCAAAACCATTACGATAAGGTTGTAAGCAATATCCAGGAAATTAAAGCACGCAGCGGAAAAATCATTGCATTGGTATCAAAAGGTGATGAACAAGTAAAAAACCTTGCAGACCATATCATTGAAATGCCAAATTCAACCGAAGCATTAACATCAATCATTGCCACGATTCCTTTACAGTTGTTGTCATATCACGTAGCGGTTTTGCGTGGTACGAACGTAGATCAGCCAAGGAATTTAGCGAAATCGGTTACGGTTGAATAAAAAAGAGTAAAAGAATTTGATTAAAGAAAAAAAACATCCTATATTAGCAAAATAAATTTCGTTCTACCCAAATAGAATAGAATTTTTTCATAAGTGTTTTTTTTGGTTATATTAAGATGGGAGGGTTTTTTAAACCGTCCCATTTTATTTATAAAAATATTCTGTTTTTAAGATGATTTTATATCAGATAGTTCAATAAATGAAAAAACAAAAAATAGATTTTAATTATTACAAAAAAAAACTATCTTTGCACATCGAAAAAAGTGATTTTTTCGCAATTGATAATTAGCTGTTAAATAAATACATAAGCAATGTCTAAAGTTACAGGAAAAGTTGCACAAGTTATCGGGCCGGTAGTTGACGTAGTTTTTGATACTACTTCTGCTGCATTACCGAAAATTTATGATTCATTAGAAATTAGAAAAGCAGATGGATCAAAATTAGTGTTAGAAGTTCAATCTCATATTGGTGAGGATACGGTACGTACCATTTCAATGGATTCTACCGATGGTTTAAGTCGTGGAGCAGAAGTTGTTTCTAACGGTTCGCCTATCCAAATGCCAATTGGTAAAGAAGTTTTTGGTCGTTTATTCAACGTGGTAGGTGATCCTATCGACGGATTGGAAGCTTTACCAAAAACAGGTGAAAATGGTTTACCAATTCACCGTCCTGCTCCAAAATTCGAAGATTTATCAACATCATCAGAAGTTTTATTTACAGGTATCAAAGTAATCGATTTGATCGAACCTTATGCAAAAGGTGGTAAAATTGGTTTATTTGGTGGTGCCGGTGTAGGTAAAACTGTATTGATTCAAGAGTTAATTAACAACATTGCAAAAGGTCACGGAGGTTTATCTGTATTTGCCGGTGTTGGTGAACGTACTCGTGAAGGGAACGACTTATTACGCGAGATGTTAGAATCAGGTATTATTAAATACGGTGACGATTTTATGCATTCTATGGAAAACGGCGGTTGGGATTTAACCAAAGTTGACAAAGCGGGAATGATGGATTCTAAAGCAACTTTCGTATTCGGACAAATGAACGAACCACCTGGTGCACGTGCACGTGTAGCTTTATCTGGTTTAACAATTGCCGAATATTTCCGTGACGGAGCGGGTGATGGTCAAGGTAAAGACGTATTGTTCTTCGTTGACAACATCTTCCGTTTTACACAGGCTGGTTCAGAGGTATCTGCTTTATTAGGTCGTATGCCATCTGCAGTGGGTTACCAACCAACTTTAGCAACTGAAATGGGTGCTATGCAAGAGCGTATTACATCAACAAAAACAGGATCAATTACATCGGTACAGGCGGTTTACGTTCCTGCGGATGACTTAACGGATCCGGCTCCTGCTACAACATTTGCCCACTTAGATGCAACAACTGTATTGTCTCGTAAAATTTCAGAATTAGGTATTTATCCTGCGGTAGATCCATTAGATTCTACTTCACGTATCTTAACTCCTGAAATATTAGGTAAAGAGCACTATGCTTGTGCACAACGCGTAAAAGAAATCTTACAAAAATATAAAGAGTTACAAGACATCATCGCGATTTTAGGTATGGAAGAATTATCAGAAGCTGATAAATTAGCCGTTCACCGCGCACGTCGTGTACAACGTTTCTTATCACAACCTTTCCACGTAGCAGAACAGTTTACAGGTATTCCTGGTGTATTGGTTGACATTAAAGAGACAATTAAAGGATTTAACATGATTATCGATGGTGAATTAGACCATTTGCCAGAAGCTGCATTTAACTTAAAAGGTTCAATTGAAGACGCAATTGCAGCCGGAGAGAAAATGTTAGCTGAATCATAAATCGCAAAAAACAATTTATTATGATTTTAGAAATTGTTTCTCCGGAAGCTACACTATTTAAAGGTCAGGTTACCGCAGTGTCTGTGCCCGGAATTAACGGAGAGTTTCAAATGCTAAACAACCACGCGCCGATTGTTTCTTTATTAATTGAAGGAAGAATTAAAATTGCCGGTACTAATTTACAATTTGAACCTCAATTTGAAAGCCGTTTCGAGAAGATTGACAATAACACGTATTATCTGCCAATAAAATCAGGAACGCTGGAATTGAAAGACAATAGAATAAATATTTTAGCAAATTAAATAGAAAAAACCAACTCATTACGAGTTGGTTTTTTTATGGTATTGACTGGCAAGCAAATCGTGGAAATCTGCGGCACTTGGCAGTTCAAAAAGTTCTAAATGAAAGTACGGAACAACAGCTATTACGTGGTCAAAAATATCTGCCATAATACCTTCGTATTCTGCCCAAACAATAGAGTTTGCAAAAGTGTAAATTTCAATAGGCAAACCGTGCTCTGTGGGTTGTAAATGGCGTACCATGATGGCATATCTTTTATTGGTAGATTGAATGTTTAAAAGGTATCGTTTAACGTATTCTCTAAACAATCCCACATTTGTCATCCGTCTACCGTTTACTAACATTGTGGGGTCGTCAACGTGGGTGTGGTTATATGTGGCAATTTCTTGTTGCCGTTCCATAATGTATGATTTTAAGAGCTTGATGCGTTTTAAATCTTCTATTTCATCGGCTTCTAAAAAACGGATGGATCCCAATTTAATATTGATTGATCGTTTGATACGGCGACCACCTGATTTTTGCATTCCTCTGTAATTTTTAAACGAATCGCTGATTAACGCATACGTGGGAATGGTGGTAATGGTTTTGTCAAAATTCTGAACTTTAACGGTATTTAAATTTATTTCCAACACATCGCCATCTGCACCGTATTTTGCCATTTCAATCCAATCGCCCACACGAACCATATCGTTTGACGAAACCTGAATACTTGCCACAAAACCAAGAATGGTATCCTTAAAAACTAACATAACAATGGCAGATGCCGCTCCTAATGAAATAAGTAATCCGTAAGGGTCTTTACCGGTTAATTCAGAAAAAATTAAGATGGCACAAACAATATACAGAAGAATCGCAATTACCTGAAAGTAACTATCTAAAGGTTTATCTGCAAATCGTTTTTTTGTGTTTAAATAATCTTTTACTGCATAAAAAATAGCTTTTACAAGTACGGTTACCGCTACAATAATAAGAATGTCAGTGATTTTTACCGTAAAGTTAATCCATTTTGGAAAACCTATAAAGATTACTGGTAACAACTGTTTGGCAATGATCAATGGTACTAAATGAGTAACATATTTTAAAACCCTGTTGTGAATTAAAAAATCGTCGAACCGTGTTTTGCTTTTTCTTACAATTTTAATAACCAATATCCGCAACAATCTTCGCAATAAAATATCGGCAACGTAAAGCAAAGCAAACAATGTAATTAACAGCAAAGCAGCATTTAAATAATGAGCGATTTCTGATGATACGCCTATTCTTAAAATGAGATCGTATCCAAAAGAATAAATACTACTTTGTAATTTGTGGTCTAAAACATCCATTTATAAGAGGTTTTGAAAAAATCCCGGCTGTTCCGGGATTTAGGGTTTATAAGTTGTTTAACATTTTTGAAATTTCATCTAACTTTGGTGTTAAAATAACTTCGATACGACGGTTTTTTGCTTTGCCGTTTTCCGAATTGTTTGATGCAATTGGTGCATATTCACTACGTCCTGCCGCTGTTAGATTTTTCTTGTCAATGCCTGCAGTTTGTTCAATAATGTTTACAATAGCAGTAGCGCGTTTGGTTGATAAATCCCAGTTGGTGGTGATTCCGCCGCCCAAATTTCCAACAATTTTATCGTTGTCGGTATGTCCCTCAATCAATATAGAAATATCAGGATTTTTTGCCAATACTTCAGCCAGTTGCCCCACAGCAATTTTTCCTTCGTTGCTCACTGTCCAGCTGCCCGATGGGAACAATAATTTGTTTTCCATTGATACATATACTTTACCGTTTTTTTGTTCAACGGTTAAACCTTTGCCTTCAAATTCAAACAAAGCTTTAGAAAGTGATTCTTTTAAATTGCGAAGGTTTTTATCTTGTGCTGCCAATTTGCTTTCTAACTCGGCAACACGAGATGATTTTCCGTCTAATTCTTTCTTTAAACTGTTTAGGCGTTCAATTTCTGCTTTGATTGCCTGATCGCTGTTTTTTTCTAAATTATTGTAATCTTTTTGCAATTGATCGTATGCAATTTTTAATTTATCGCGTTCGGCAACAGCCTCATCTAATCGTGCTTGCAACGATTGATTTTTAGTTCCTAGATCAAACGATTGCGATTTTAAATCGGCCGATTCTCCTGTTAAGCGTTCTAGTTCTTCGGCACAGTTTTTATATTTTGCATCTAATTCGTTGTACAATCTTCTGGTAACGCAACTTGTTAAAAAAGGAAGGCAACAAGCTGTCAATAGTATCTTTTTCATTTTTTTAAATGTTTCTGTTATTCAATTTCAACCGCTACAGGGCAGTGGTCAGAGTGCTTGGCATCGGGCAAAATATAAGCTCGTTTTATACGATCTTTCATATTTTCTGAAACCAAATGGTAGTCAATACGCCAACCTTTATTGTTGTTTCGGGCATTGGCACGGTAGCTCCACCACGAATAATTATGCGGCTCCGGATTCAACATACGGAACGAATCAACAAATCCGTTTTTCATAAAAGTATCCAGCCATTCGCGTTCTTCAGGTAAAAAACCTGATACTTTTGCATTGCGTATAGGATCGTGAATATCAATTGCCTGATGACAAATGTTGTAATCGCCACAAATAATCAGGTTTGGAACTTCTTTTTTCAGTTCGTTGATGTAATTCTGAAAATCTGCCATATATTGGAATTTATGGCTCAACCGCTCGATATTTGTTCCCGAAGGTAGGTATAATGACATCACAGAAAAATCCTCAAAATCGGCACGAAGGTTTCTTCCTTCTTTATCCATAAAGTCAATACCGGTTCCAAAAACTATCTTTTTAGGTTCGGTTTTACTTAAAATGGCAACGCCGCTGTATCCTTTTTTTTCTGCCGGAAAATAATATTGATATGGATAGCCTGCTGCCGTAATTTCTAATACAGGAATTTGATCTTGTGTTGCTTTAATTTCTTGTAAACAAATAATATCAGGATTAG is from Flavobacterium dauae and encodes:
- a CDS encoding DUF4270 domain-containing protein; translation: MRRKSIAKILVFSALSVTSVSCEQEFTEMGSDIIGNDPFGFDKYVVQNIETTNGETTSANTRNLPVNNFGVYTHSAFGKTAAHFVTQIEMGDNSDLTSFGDNPVLDSVYVYIPFTSSVASTDSDGNKSYNVSNIYGSGKFTLNVYENGYFLRATDPNNEFETQFYYADEKPMFDQYKKGLNGSDRLNNSSNTAQNTEFAFNKSEIKLYAYNADGTPQLDDDGNPKVKERIAPGVWLDLDKQYFQDKFFANNKNKSISNNAVLKEYFRGLYFEVVDAYNQNALAQLDLSKGKVVFVYKADGTVDSETNQPKRERKTYEFNIGFDNSTSATSTATTVNLLESNFDLENNSVGNLWLKGGGKSSYATISLFGNDSDNNGKADELETIINNKWLVNQALLTVYVDRTATGLDTISSPKHLFLYDFKNNKVLADYTNDTSTTKSVYGGVLNTNNSSVHKYQFRITDHINNLIQKDSTNVPLGLVVANDITNSVMNLVKTTDKKTPITATMNPFGTVIYAPNASNSELKMKLEIYYTKEK
- a CDS encoding lysylphosphatidylglycerol synthase transmembrane domain-containing protein; translation: MLGVFLVYYAYNQFTPAQITEMKSYFVSADYFYIGLSLLFMKISHASRAYRWKYSLQYLGYQSNFWNNFMAIAVGYLLNLTIPRSGELSRAAVLQKYDNIPFDKGFGTIIAERIIDLLFLLLFVATALLLQYKQLMGFITQQIPVKQLVIISSIFILSAIIGLYLLYTSNWKFFVFIRSKISGLIEGVLSIFKMPHRIPFLIHTFIIWISFVLTFYFGTKALPETSSISLGVTMVAFVVGSLAISFTNGGIGAFPLLIAKILALYGISLTAGTAFGWILWTTQTLLIVIMGGLSFLILPVVNKNK
- the radA gene encoding DNA repair protein RadA — protein: MAKVKTAFFCSSCGTQYAKWMGQCTACKQWNTIVEEVIQKEEKVAWQTKSSAGIKRAAKPLLINEIDSTQEVRLNTLDQELNRVLGGGIVPGSMILLGGEPGIGKSTLLLQLSLKLPYKVLYVSGEESQKQIKMRAERINPSNNSCYILTETNTQQIFKQVETIEPDVLIIDSIQTLHTDYIEASAGSISQIKETTAELIKFAKETATPVILIGHITKDGNIAGPKILEHMVDTVLQFEGDRNHVYRILRALKNRFGSTAELGIYEMLGSGLREVSNPSEILLSNREEELSGTAIASTLEGMRPLMLEIQALVSTAVYGTPQRSATGYNLKRLNMILAVLEKRAGFRLGMKDVFLNITGGISVDDPAIDLAVVASILSSNEDDAISKDICFAGEVGLSGEIRPVNRVDQRIQEAEKLGFAKIFVSKYNKITYSSKQIQVVLVSKIEDLVNALFG
- a CDS encoding glycogen/starch synthase, giving the protein MKDKRILYVSSEVVPYLPENEVSQASFDTPKMINDLGGQIRIFMPRYGSINERRHQLHEVIRLSGMNLVINDMDMPLIIKVASIPKERIQVYFIDNDDYFKRKGTFGDDDDTLYDDNDERAIFFVKGVVETIKKLNWVPDVIHVQGWMASLLPLYMKKYYNDESIFADTKIITSVFSAGFEGKLSDNMFEKVAFDEFDADDIESLKNATFENIMKNAINHSDGIVISSEGISEDLTNYIQSSNKPFLPFDAKEKMKDFYPEFYLHKV
- the panC gene encoding pantoate--beta-alanine ligase, with the translated sequence MKVFHAQSQLKQHLQPFLKAKQTIGFVPTMGAIHNGHLSLLQQAMNENDVVVLSIFVNPTQFNNVEDLEKYPRTLQKDLELTEALSNKIIVYAPTVDDIYKGNTVAQNFDYDGLDNEMEGVNRPGHFDGVGTIVKKLFEIIEPTKAYFGEKDFQQLQIVRKMVQKNNMNIEIVGCPIFRQENGLAMSSRNERLSDQAKEKAAFIYKTLQSAKDLFNDKDVKDSVNFVVDAFANEVDFTLEYFIIADEASLKTATVKEPGKKYRGFIVVHIEEVRLIDNIALN
- the glmS gene encoding glutamine--fructose-6-phosphate transaminase (isomerizing) codes for the protein MCGIVGYIGSKEAYPIIIKGLKRLEYRGYDSAGVALYDGEKFISSKTKGKVSDLEKRAKEENTFKGSMGIGHTRWATHGVPNDVNSHPHFSNSGELVIIHNGIIENYEPLKQELIKRGYTFKSDTDTEVLVNLIEDIQKNKGLKLGKAVQVALNQVVGAYAICVMDIKKPNEIVAARLGSPLAIGIGEGEYFVASDASPFIEYTNNAIYLEDEELAIIRLHKPIKIRKIKSDNEVSPYIQELQLNLEQIEKGGYDHFMLKEIYEQPQVIRDTFRGRLLSDQGLIKMAGIEDNLAKFTNAKRIIIAACGTSWHAAQVAEYMIEEFARIPVEVEYASEFRYRNPIINADDVVIAISQSGETADTLAAIKLAKEKGAFVFGVCNVVGSSISRETHAGAYTHAGPEIGVASTKAFTTQITVLALIALRLAKAKGTISQSDYLRNLIELELIPEKVEEALKENDRILEIAHIYKDATNCLFLGRGFNFPVALEGALKLKEISYIHAEGYPAAEMKHGPIALIDENMPVIVIAPQQNHYDKVVSNIQEIKARSGKIIALVSKGDEQVKNLADHIIEMPNSTEALTSIIATIPLQLLSYHVAVLRGTNVDQPRNLAKSVTVE
- the panD gene encoding aspartate 1-decarboxylase encodes the protein MQIEVLKSKIHRVKVTGADLNYIGSITIDIALMEASNIIEGEKVSIVNINNGERFETYAIPGPRNSGEITLNGPAARRVQKDDILIIITYALMDFEEAKTFSPWIIFPNEENNTLT